A part of Desulfovulcanus ferrireducens genomic DNA contains:
- a CDS encoding YcaO-like family protein, whose protein sequence is MNTKIILKPCPKGYSKDLDKATPPEHTVAKVKEVLANWGQEILAELKRIDTGRLGIPVYMSICGPKARGVMPTRKQMGKGASPAQAQASALMELVERFSFFNFVQDEKRFRFLTWSEAEKSLGSKLLPVQEILHSVQEQMPPSNARQILDLVQWKFTSATEIDTEKECYLPFDWFKKLNEFNGSSAGNTAEESILQGACELIERHTCAIIDEQRLIRPTIDPDTFSDPILKELYLKFKKQGIKVWLKDFSLDMPAPTVGAVAYDPKTFPASSEIVFTAGTATSPHKAAIRALTEIAQLAGDFESGSNYEASGLSKFTSLDQIHWLTQGEKIALDKLPSLEDDDIYLELKKLCNRLASLGFRLYSISTSHPELGIATHYNIIPGFRFRERTKNASLGLFVGRIIAEEEEPQLALKKLDTLAEIYPQSYFIPFFKGLAFLRLNKLELAADHFAKSEPLQPDNEEKGLAAFYYAYTLTQAGRWSEALPHLDRAIALSPDVKEYYNLRGVALFKQKEFEQAAKNFQEALNLDQGSAVDLANLGLCYKFLGQKEKAIELLSEALKLEPNLDFANKQLNELLDLS, encoded by the coding sequence ATGAACACAAAAATCATTCTTAAACCTTGCCCTAAAGGTTATTCTAAAGATCTGGACAAAGCTACTCCGCCCGAACATACAGTAGCTAAAGTCAAAGAAGTCCTGGCTAACTGGGGACAAGAAATCCTGGCTGAACTCAAACGCATAGATACCGGACGACTGGGCATCCCTGTATATATGAGCATCTGCGGCCCCAAAGCCCGGGGGGTAATGCCCACGCGCAAACAAATGGGCAAAGGTGCATCTCCTGCTCAGGCCCAAGCCTCCGCTTTAATGGAACTTGTTGAACGCTTTAGCTTTTTTAACTTTGTTCAAGATGAGAAAAGATTTCGCTTCCTAACCTGGTCTGAAGCAGAAAAGTCATTAGGTTCCAAATTATTGCCTGTGCAAGAAATCTTGCACTCTGTCCAGGAACAAATGCCTCCATCTAATGCTAGGCAGATACTCGATCTTGTCCAGTGGAAATTTACCTCAGCCACTGAAATAGATACGGAAAAAGAGTGTTACCTGCCCTTTGATTGGTTTAAAAAATTAAATGAATTTAATGGCTCCTCAGCAGGCAACACAGCGGAAGAATCCATTCTACAAGGAGCGTGCGAATTAATCGAACGCCATACCTGTGCCATAATTGATGAACAGCGTCTCATCAGACCAACTATTGATCCAGACACATTTTCTGATCCTATTTTAAAAGAACTCTATTTAAAATTTAAAAAACAAGGGATTAAAGTCTGGCTCAAAGACTTTTCCCTGGACATGCCAGCCCCAACCGTAGGGGCTGTGGCCTATGACCCGAAAACCTTTCCAGCCTCCAGTGAAATTGTCTTTACCGCGGGCACAGCCACCTCTCCCCACAAGGCTGCTATTAGAGCGTTGACAGAAATAGCTCAACTGGCCGGAGACTTCGAGTCAGGAAGTAATTATGAAGCTTCTGGTCTGTCTAAATTCACCAGCCTGGACCAAATCCACTGGCTTACGCAAGGAGAAAAAATCGCTCTTGATAAACTTCCTAGTTTAGAAGACGACGATATTTATTTAGAACTCAAAAAATTGTGTAACAGACTGGCCTCCTTAGGTTTTCGCCTCTATTCCATTTCAACCTCCCACCCGGAACTCGGCATTGCAACGCATTATAATATAATCCCTGGCTTTCGTTTCAGGGAACGAACCAAAAACGCATCTCTAGGCCTTTTTGTAGGACGAATCATTGCTGAGGAAGAAGAGCCACAACTGGCCCTTAAAAAGTTAGACACCCTGGCAGAAATATATCCGCAAAGCTATTTCATACCCTTTTTTAAGGGACTCGCTTTTTTACGGCTTAATAAACTCGAACTCGCAGCTGATCATTTTGCCAAGTCTGAACCTCTACAACCGGACAACGAAGAAAAAGGGCTAGCTGCATTTTACTACGCTTATACCCTGACCCAGGCAGGTCGATGGTCTGAGGCTTTACCTCACCTTGATCGAGCCATAGCCCTTAGTCCTGATGTAAAAGAATATTATAACCTGCGAGGCGTTGCCCTTTTCAAGCAAAAGGAGTTTGAACAAGCAGCCAAAAACTTTCAGGAAGCCCTAAACCTCGACCAGGGCTCTGCTGTAGACTTAGCCAATCTTGGACTCTGCTACAAATTTTTGGGCCAAAAAGAAAAGGCCATAGAACTCTTGAGTGAAGCTCTAAAACTAGAACCAAACCTTGACTTCGCAAACAAACAGTTAAATGAATTATTAGATTTAAGTTAA
- a CDS encoding molybdenum cofactor biosynthesis protein MoaE has translation MDISKKIAEMKKEPLFTQNVGMILVHNGVVRAWSRKDKAQVQAIEVTPDFEKIEEIRKEFEQKPGIYKIIIEAKKGTLKPGDDLLFIIVAGDIREHVKPVLAEVLDKVKKEAISKKEVVDSRSTTP, from the coding sequence ATGGATATATCCAAAAAAATTGCTGAAATGAAAAAAGAGCCCCTTTTCACTCAAAATGTGGGCATGATCCTAGTCCATAATGGTGTTGTTCGAGCCTGGTCCAGAAAAGACAAAGCCCAAGTCCAAGCCATAGAGGTAACGCCCGACTTTGAAAAAATCGAAGAGATCAGAAAAGAATTTGAACAAAAACCAGGCATATACAAAATCATCATTGAAGCTAAAAAAGGAACTTTGAAGCCGGGGGATGACCTATTATTTATAATTGTGGCTGGTGATATCCGGGAACATGTCAAGCCCGTATTGGCAGAAGTTTTAGATAAGGTGAAAAAAGAGGCTATTTCTAAAAAAGAAGTTGTCGATTCTCGGTCCACAACTCCTTAA
- a CDS encoding glycosyltransferase family 4 protein, whose product MKIIQVINVRWFNATAWYGLYLGKLLQTAGHDVLVLTLKDTEPYHKSLKWGLETKCIDLNTKNPIKFISLYNELKKLIFKFKPDIVNCHRGEAFILWALLQRRLKNFSLVRTRGDQRLPKKNPVNIWLHKSLCQAVVTTNSFMFNHFRQEFKIPADKLYLIPGGVDEKKFFFDATIKDKIRNELEFSNEHFVVGLLGRFDRVKGQKELIQAVASLYHKKKIENIRLLLIGFSSALPEKQIRDWLREYEIENITHITGRAKNVRDYILALDLGVVSSLWSEAIARAALEIMACQVPLISTRVGVMPDLLPSEALVPPGDPEELARLIYKAFFDHNFYTQLKKTARKTMSNLTSQDFLQATLDVYKKGLTATSN is encoded by the coding sequence ATGAAAATTATCCAGGTTATTAATGTTCGCTGGTTTAATGCCACTGCCTGGTATGGGCTTTACTTAGGCAAACTGCTTCAGACAGCCGGCCATGATGTTTTGGTTCTGACCTTAAAAGATACAGAGCCCTATCATAAGAGCCTCAAGTGGGGGCTTGAAACAAAGTGTATTGATTTAAACACAAAAAATCCGATAAAATTTATTAGCTTATATAACGAGCTAAAAAAACTAATCTTTAAATTTAAACCGGATATTGTCAATTGTCATCGCGGGGAAGCATTTATTCTCTGGGCTTTATTGCAAAGAAGGCTAAAAAACTTTTCGCTGGTTCGCACCAGGGGCGATCAAAGGCTGCCCAAAAAAAATCCTGTCAATATTTGGCTGCATAAGAGTTTGTGTCAGGCTGTAGTTACCACTAACTCATTTATGTTTAACCATTTCAGGCAAGAGTTTAAAATCCCAGCAGACAAACTCTATCTAATACCCGGCGGGGTTGATGAAAAAAAATTCTTTTTTGATGCCACAATCAAAGATAAAATACGCAATGAACTAGAGTTTAGCAACGAGCATTTTGTTGTTGGGCTTCTGGGACGCTTTGACCGGGTCAAAGGGCAAAAAGAGCTGATTCAGGCAGTTGCAAGTTTATACCACAAAAAGAAAATTGAAAACATAAGGCTGCTCTTGATAGGATTTTCTTCTGCACTGCCCGAAAAACAGATCAGAGATTGGCTCAGGGAATATGAGATTGAAAACATCACTCACATCACTGGACGAGCAAAAAACGTCCGTGACTATATTCTGGCATTGGATTTAGGTGTTGTTTCGTCATTGTGGTCCGAAGCAATTGCCAGGGCAGCCCTTGAAATCATGGCCTGCCAGGTTCCTTTAATCAGTACTCGGGTAGGAGTTATGCCCGATTTACTACCATCAGAGGCTCTAGTTCCCCCTGGCGATCCAGAAGAGTTGGCAAGATTAATCTATAAAGCCTTTTTTGATCACAATTTTTATACCCAACTAAAAAAGACAGCACGGAAGACAATGTCTAATCTCACCAGCCAGGATTTCCTGCAGGCAACGCTTGACGTTTATAAGAAAGGGCTAACGGCAACGTCGAACTAA
- the dksA gene encoding RNA polymerase-binding protein DksA: MKPADIEYFRDLLKQMRDEIQKKGEDTIEDMTEDVQVYADPADRATAESDRAFTLRLRDRDRKLIRKINEALERIEDGSFGICEECGEEIGIPRLKARPVTTLCIKCKSRQEEEEALLGD; encoded by the coding sequence ATGAAGCCGGCTGATATTGAATATTTCCGTGATTTGTTAAAACAGATGCGCGATGAGATTCAAAAAAAAGGCGAGGATACCATTGAAGATATGACTGAGGATGTACAGGTCTATGCTGACCCGGCGGACAGGGCTACAGCCGAATCCGATAGAGCCTTTACTCTGCGTTTAAGGGACAGGGATCGTAAATTGATTCGTAAGATTAATGAAGCCCTAGAGCGTATAGAGGATGGAAGCTTTGGTATTTGTGAAGAGTGTGGTGAAGAGATCGGTATCCCCAGGCTCAAGGCCCGACCTGTAACAACTCTATGTATAAAATGTAAAAGCAGGCAGGAGGAAGAAGAGGCCCTTTTGGGGGATTAG
- a CDS encoding glycosyltransferase family 4 protein: protein MKPKIALLLPKLSLYGGAERFSYNLASYLAPDFDVHFICAKKETTPPRGVNVTCLGRPPLGKAMKIFWYAMRAELFLRKQHFDLTVGLGNTFRQDVLRLSGGPTKIFWELSKKAYPEGFSRKFKMFRRRISPGNRFTQAIEMIQLRNSQNLIAVSHLVRDWTIKAYPFLSKKDFQIIYNQPDLSRFSPAKDEIKLKLRDKFSLPKDKIIVSTAGTNFMLKGVAQLISSLNLLPDKFYLIVAGKRNPAYFLRLARKLNVVERVKFMGQVKDMISFYRASDIFVLPTFYDACSNAVLEALATGIPVVSSQNNGSSIFLSQDLVIKDPTNHIDLAEKILLASKQKRLAFTWPENIRAGLREYKKTFLNILGA from the coding sequence ATGAAACCAAAAATCGCTCTTCTTTTGCCCAAACTAAGCCTTTACGGAGGAGCAGAGCGCTTCTCTTATAATTTAGCCAGCTATCTTGCCCCTGACTTTGATGTCCATTTTATCTGCGCCAAAAAAGAAACAACTCCGCCCAGAGGAGTAAATGTGACATGTCTCGGCAGGCCTCCTCTGGGAAAGGCCATGAAAATCTTCTGGTATGCCATGCGTGCGGAACTCTTTCTGCGTAAGCAACATTTCGACCTTACCGTGGGTCTTGGAAATACCTTCAGGCAAGATGTATTACGGCTTAGTGGCGGACCAACAAAAATCTTCTGGGAGCTCAGTAAAAAAGCCTATCCAGAGGGATTTTCGAGAAAGTTCAAGATGTTTCGACGCCGCATCTCTCCGGGGAATAGATTCACCCAGGCTATTGAAATGATTCAGTTGCGAAACAGTCAAAATCTAATAGCTGTTTCCCATCTAGTCCGGGACTGGACCATCAAAGCCTATCCTTTTCTTAGTAAAAAAGACTTTCAAATCATTTACAACCAACCTGATTTATCCAGGTTCTCTCCTGCCAAAGACGAAATAAAGCTAAAGCTTCGAGACAAATTTTCCCTGCCAAAAGATAAAATTATCGTTTCCACAGCAGGAACCAACTTTATGCTCAAAGGCGTAGCCCAATTAATCTCATCCCTAAACCTTTTACCAGATAAATTCTATCTCATCGTGGCAGGGAAAAGAAATCCAGCCTATTTTTTACGTTTGGCCAGAAAGCTTAATGTAGTTGAACGAGTCAAGTTTATGGGACAAGTTAAGGACATGATCTCGTTTTACCGTGCAAGCGATATCTTTGTTCTGCCTACTTTTTATGATGCCTGCTCCAATGCTGTTTTAGAGGCCTTGGCGACTGGAATCCCTGTTGTCTCCAGTCAAAATAACGGAAGTAGTATCTTTTTATCACAAGACTTGGTTATTAAAGACCCCACAAATCACATTGATCTGGCCGAAAAAATCCTCCTGGCCAGCAAACAAAAAAGGCTTGCCTTTACCTGGCCAGAGAACATCCGCGCTGGCCTTAGAGAATATAAAAAAACTTTTTTAAATATTCTTGGAGCCTGA
- a CDS encoding NFACT RNA binding domain-containing protein, with protein sequence MEANFFRFVADELKEKFSGSRIGKIFSPARELWSIDLGRGGYLILRSSRKGGFFFLSPQKPENPLNPSAKVMWLRKQLKNRRILKVKNIWTKRRLYLELSPGPFKYLLLDLCQGLALVQEVCDDENVYWPSLEEIFSRKDIWKEYPQISPPLRKILAQLDPEESKKLYARIMSGQVNEFYLHHRDGQNLNVLCWRLKDTPAVSFSSASEAAYVFGFPRVSELVNQVFEKQKENRNKIKRIRRRLEKLEQDEQRLKNMVAEKQKALLIQANLYRLEARAKEKQVSVIDMEGKRISLSLDSSLSIKENMERIFARAAKGERGLKFIEQRRRQLIQELDEVQKIGGQKIEKKKKEEVKPIVLSRKLQKLKVCVYRSSEGFIILRGKNKEANHKLLSFGASSFDLWFHAQGGPGAHVILKRDYQDQEVPEKSILEAAALAGLFSYQKDAGQAKVICALVKDVRKVKGFELGQVVVDKVLKTMVVPLEPGLEDRLKVDV encoded by the coding sequence ATGGAGGCCAATTTTTTTCGTTTTGTAGCCGATGAACTTAAAGAAAAGTTTTCTGGATCGCGTATTGGAAAAATTTTTTCACCTGCACGCGAACTATGGAGTATAGATTTAGGCCGAGGTGGTTATTTGATTTTACGATCCTCCCGCAAGGGAGGGTTTTTTTTTCTTTCTCCTCAGAAGCCTGAAAATCCATTAAATCCTTCAGCCAAAGTCATGTGGCTGCGAAAGCAGCTAAAAAACAGGCGTATTTTAAAAGTAAAGAATATCTGGACTAAAAGAAGGTTATATTTAGAGCTGTCCCCCGGGCCGTTTAAGTATTTACTCTTGGATCTTTGTCAGGGGTTGGCTCTTGTTCAAGAGGTATGTGATGATGAAAATGTTTATTGGCCTTCGTTAGAGGAAATTTTTAGCCGTAAGGATATCTGGAAAGAATACCCACAGATCTCTCCGCCTCTTAGAAAAATTCTTGCCCAGCTGGACCCGGAGGAAAGTAAAAAGTTATATGCTCGGATCATGTCCGGCCAGGTGAACGAATTTTATCTCCATCACAGGGATGGTCAAAATTTAAATGTACTTTGCTGGAGGCTTAAAGATACTCCTGCTGTGAGTTTTAGTTCAGCTTCAGAAGCTGCCTACGTTTTTGGTTTTCCCAGAGTAAGTGAACTTGTGAATCAGGTTTTTGAAAAGCAAAAGGAGAACCGGAATAAAATAAAAAGAATCCGCAGAAGGTTGGAAAAGCTTGAGCAGGACGAGCAAAGGCTTAAGAATATGGTCGCGGAGAAACAAAAAGCTCTTCTTATTCAGGCCAATTTATACCGCCTTGAAGCCCGGGCCAAGGAAAAGCAGGTTTCTGTTATTGATATGGAAGGTAAGAGAATATCATTAAGCCTGGACTCAAGTTTGAGCATCAAAGAAAACATGGAGAGAATTTTTGCCAGGGCAGCCAAAGGAGAGCGGGGGCTTAAATTTATTGAACAGCGCAGGAGACAATTGATTCAAGAACTTGACGAGGTTCAAAAGATTGGTGGTCAGAAGATAGAAAAAAAGAAGAAAGAAGAAGTTAAGCCCATTGTTTTATCCAGAAAGTTACAAAAATTAAAAGTCTGTGTTTATCGATCGTCTGAAGGTTTTATTATTTTGCGAGGAAAGAATAAAGAGGCCAACCACAAGCTTTTAAGTTTTGGAGCCAGTTCTTTTGACCTTTGGTTTCATGCACAGGGTGGGCCTGGGGCGCACGTCATTTTAAAGCGCGACTATCAAGATCAAGAGGTTCCAGAAAAAAGCATCCTGGAAGCTGCTGCTTTGGCTGGTTTGTTCAGTTATCAAAAAGATGCCGGGCAGGCCAAGGTAATCTGTGCCCTGGTTAAAGATGTGCGAAAAGTAAAAGGATTTGAACTCGGTCAGGTAGTGGTTGATAAGGTTTTAAAGACTATGGTTGTGCCTCTAGAACCGGGCCTTGAAGATAGACTCAAAGTTGATGTCTGA
- the dnaA gene encoding chromosomal replication initiator protein DnaA, producing MNDSWQRMLKILEKCLKPGIFQVWIKPLQADFKGQELILEAPNEFVASWVRERLKGHILEAAKEVLGLAPKISICSSKKAPEKMPLNLGRAKVKEQLGLPIHTSVPKTTINFRYSFDNFVVGPCNELAFVASKTFCSQSISSDQLFLCSGPGLGKTHLVQAVGKELSSECNRSNVRIAYLTAEEFACHLIMAIKSKQIEQFKARFRDNIDILLLEDIHFFQGKEKMQNEFLSTIKSLQNQGKKVVFSSTFLPRELDGVDGHLVSRLCQGFLAVIEKPDFETRVKIVHNKARSFQVSIPEEVGELLAEKIQNDVRQLESCLQNLIFKAKLLKERISLDLAWQVLKNYGLEEQTFDLKKIIQFVAGAFDLPVEALSSKSRKKQCVLARNTAFYLARKYTDHSLKEIGQQFNRRHSTVLKGIANVEREISKQTPLGRQLAKIIERLEQ from the coding sequence ATGAATGATTCTTGGCAACGTATGCTGAAAATTCTTGAAAAATGCCTTAAACCTGGCATTTTTCAAGTATGGATAAAACCCCTTCAGGCCGATTTTAAGGGACAGGAGCTCATTTTAGAGGCCCCGAATGAATTTGTGGCTAGTTGGGTTAGAGAGCGCTTAAAGGGACATATTTTGGAGGCAGCCAAAGAAGTTCTGGGGCTTGCGCCCAAAATTTCAATCTGTTCCAGCAAAAAGGCTCCTGAAAAAATGCCACTAAACCTGGGGCGGGCAAAAGTAAAAGAGCAACTAGGGTTACCTATTCACACTTCTGTTCCCAAGACAACAATAAACTTCCGTTACTCTTTTGATAATTTTGTTGTTGGCCCCTGTAATGAATTGGCATTTGTGGCATCCAAGACTTTTTGCTCACAGTCTATTTCTTCGGACCAACTTTTTCTTTGTTCTGGTCCCGGGCTTGGTAAAACTCATTTGGTCCAAGCCGTGGGCAAAGAACTTAGCTCCGAGTGTAACAGGTCAAATGTGCGTATTGCCTATTTGACCGCGGAAGAATTTGCCTGTCACTTAATTATGGCCATCAAGTCTAAACAGATAGAACAATTTAAGGCAAGGTTCCGAGATAACATTGATATCTTACTGCTGGAGGACATCCATTTTTTTCAGGGCAAGGAAAAGATGCAGAATGAGTTTTTATCTACCATCAAATCCTTGCAAAATCAGGGGAAGAAGGTAGTTTTTTCCAGTACATTTTTGCCCAGAGAGTTGGATGGTGTTGATGGTCACCTGGTTTCTCGGCTGTGCCAGGGCTTTTTGGCTGTTATTGAAAAACCGGATTTTGAAACCAGAGTAAAAATTGTCCATAACAAGGCCCGAAGCTTTCAGGTAAGTATTCCTGAAGAAGTAGGCGAGCTTTTGGCAGAAAAGATTCAAAATGATGTCCGGCAGTTAGAGAGCTGTTTGCAGAACTTGATATTTAAGGCGAAACTTCTCAAGGAAAGAATCAGTTTGGATTTGGCCTGGCAGGTACTCAAAAATTACGGCCTTGAGGAGCAAACTTTTGACTTGAAAAAAATTATACAGTTTGTTGCGGGGGCCTTTGATTTGCCTGTAGAAGCCTTAAGCTCAAAAAGCAGGAAGAAACAATGTGTCTTGGCCCGCAATACAGCCTTCTATCTTGCCCGCAAGTATACCGACCACTCTTTAAAAGAAATCGGACAGCAATTCAATCGACGTCACTCTACGGTGTTGAAGGGTATAGCCAATGTGGAGCGCGAAATCAGCAAGCAAACTCCTTTGGGCAGACAACTTGCAAAAATTATAGAAAGGCTTGAGCAGTAG
- a CDS encoding UPF0280 family protein, which translates to MRKKIHLNPLRTYRELYAPDKNELGYQVVVEESDLWIVSQVDLKNETLDQVIKLRAQIKAYIDLHPEFLTSLKPVSVPKSAPSIIQKMAHAGKLFDVGPMAAVAGAIAHEVAQKFHPLSPNLLVENGGDVYMYSTKDRKIGLLAHPEDNLYLGLLIPKQDFPCALCSSSATIGHSLSLGQGDLVVVKARDGAIADAAATALNNKLQNRGSLSRVLKTAKEWRGKGVSGVFAQLDEHVGIWGDMEIITL; encoded by the coding sequence ATGAGAAAAAAAATCCACTTAAATCCTTTGCGCACCTACCGAGAACTTTATGCTCCGGATAAAAATGAACTTGGATACCAGGTTGTGGTAGAGGAAAGCGATTTATGGATAGTAAGCCAAGTTGATTTAAAAAATGAAACCCTGGACCAAGTGATTAAACTCAGGGCACAGATAAAAGCTTACATTGATCTCCATCCTGAATTCTTGACCAGTCTAAAACCAGTTTCGGTCCCGAAAAGCGCTCCAAGCATAATCCAGAAAATGGCACACGCAGGAAAATTGTTTGATGTCGGCCCCATGGCTGCGGTAGCCGGAGCTATAGCCCATGAGGTTGCCCAAAAATTTCACCCGCTTTCACCCAATCTTTTAGTTGAAAACGGTGGAGACGTGTATATGTATTCCACGAAAGATAGGAAGATTGGTCTCCTGGCCCACCCTGAAGATAATCTATATTTAGGTCTCTTAATCCCCAAGCAAGATTTTCCCTGCGCCTTATGCTCGTCTTCAGCTACCATTGGCCATTCTCTAAGCCTCGGGCAGGGAGACCTGGTAGTTGTCAAGGCCAGAGATGGCGCCATAGCTGATGCTGCAGCTACAGCTTTAAACAATAAATTACAAAACAGAGGTTCGCTGTCCAGGGTTCTAAAGACTGCTAAGGAGTGGAGGGGAAAAGGGGTGTCAGGGGTATTTGCCCAGTTGGATGAACATGTGGGCATATGGGGGGACATGGAGATAATTACACTTTAA
- a CDS encoding class I SAM-dependent methyltransferase — protein sequence MSKIKYPLENSLEELLRIANSKFETYFEPVKVGEHTLEILQIAEMDQYIDKLVNEARPGQKIELPFWAKIWPASILLSYFINSMQPPTTQKTLLEIGAGIGLCGLFAALKGFDVVISDYSDDALLFTKINILKNNLEHKATVAKVDFTKDRLNQKFDYILGSEVLYQEESYRPLIKFFSAHLKTTPHAEVILAKDYRRAAKKFFRLAPKDFKIAEKTIGYRQESETDSQGEERFLCTIYRLHPKYISEGPRSKSKN from the coding sequence TTGTCTAAGATTAAATATCCACTAGAAAACTCATTGGAAGAACTTCTTAGAATAGCCAACTCTAAATTCGAAACCTATTTTGAGCCTGTCAAAGTAGGTGAACACACCTTAGAAATCCTTCAAATCGCGGAAATGGACCAGTATATTGACAAGTTGGTCAACGAAGCCAGACCTGGTCAAAAAATAGAACTTCCCTTTTGGGCCAAAATCTGGCCAGCATCTATTCTTCTCAGTTATTTTATCAACTCCATGCAGCCACCAACTACCCAAAAGACACTTTTGGAAATCGGGGCAGGCATTGGATTATGCGGACTTTTTGCGGCATTGAAAGGCTTTGACGTTGTCATTTCAGACTATAGTGATGATGCTTTGTTATTTACTAAGATTAATATATTGAAAAACAACCTGGAACACAAAGCCACAGTGGCCAAAGTTGATTTCACCAAAGACCGCCTAAACCAAAAATTTGACTATATCCTCGGATCGGAAGTCTTGTACCAGGAGGAAAGCTACAGACCGTTGATCAAATTCTTTTCGGCCCATCTAAAAACAACTCCCCACGCCGAAGTAATACTTGCTAAAGATTATCGTAGGGCAGCCAAAAAATTCTTTCGTCTTGCCCCTAAGGACTTTAAAATAGCAGAAAAGACCATAGGATATCGCCAGGAAAGCGAGACCGACTCCCAAGGCGAAGAACGCTTTTTATGCACTATTTATCGGCTGCATCCCAAGTACATTTCCGAAGGTCCAAGGTCTAAGAGCAAAAACTAA
- a CDS encoding glycosyltransferase family 2 protein: MLISVIIPTFNRGQYIVDAVNSVLNQTWKKLELIVVDDGSNDQTRALLEKIKDKRFHYFYQENKGVSSARNFGLKKARGDFLALLDSDDYWLPEKLSVQLKFMLEGGFHISQTQEIWIRRGKRVNPMSKHTQPGGWFFEKSLHLCLISPSCVLFSRKVVEEVGFFDERLTACEDYDLWLRTQLKFPVALVPYPLVIRRGGHCDQLSRKIIGLDLYRIYSLLKLRTFPMSKDKKEALKRVLEKKVSIYISGCLKRGKFEEAERIKELWTENRQLLF; this comes from the coding sequence ATGTTGATTTCAGTGATCATACCTACTTTTAACCGTGGCCAGTATATTGTGGATGCCGTAAATTCAGTGCTTAATCAGACCTGGAAAAAACTGGAGCTGATCGTGGTGGATGATGGCTCAAATGATCAGACCAGGGCCTTGTTAGAAAAAATTAAAGATAAAAGGTTCCATTACTTTTATCAAGAAAATAAAGGTGTATCGTCTGCGCGTAATTTTGGTCTTAAAAAGGCAAGAGGGGACTTTCTAGCCTTACTTGATTCTGATGATTATTGGTTGCCGGAAAAACTTTCGGTGCAGCTTAAGTTTATGCTCGAAGGAGGTTTTCACATTTCCCAGACTCAGGAAATTTGGATTAGGCGGGGCAAAAGAGTCAATCCTATGTCCAAGCATACTCAGCCCGGGGGATGGTTTTTTGAAAAATCCCTGCATTTATGCTTAATTAGTCCCTCTTGCGTTCTTTTTTCCAGAAAAGTCGTGGAGGAAGTTGGTTTTTTTGATGAGAGGCTTACCGCATGTGAAGATTATGATCTCTGGCTTCGAACCCAGCTCAAATTTCCTGTAGCACTGGTCCCCTATCCCTTGGTAATCAGAAGGGGCGGACATTGTGATCAATTGTCCAGGAAAATAATAGGGCTGGATCTTTATCGCATTTACTCCCTTTTAAAGTTGCGCACTTTCCCAATGAGTAAGGATAAAAAAGAGGCCCTGAAAAGGGTTTTAGAAAAAAAGGTCAGCATCTATATCTCTGGTTGTCTGAAAAGGGGTAAGTTTGAGGAGGCCGAAAGGATTAAGGAGTTGTGGACCGAGAATCGACAACTTCTTTTTTAG
- a CDS encoding TusE/DsrC/DsvC family sulfur relay protein, whose translation MAVVEFKGKKFEVDEDGFLQRFEDWCPEWVEYVKESEGIKEITEDHQKVIDFLQDYYKKNGIAPMVRILSKVTGYKLKQIYELFPSGPGKGACKMAGLPKPTGCV comes from the coding sequence ATGGCAGTTGTAGAGTTCAAAGGAAAAAAATTCGAAGTAGATGAAGACGGTTTCCTGCAAAGATTTGAAGACTGGTGTCCAGAATGGGTAGAATATGTAAAGGAAAGCGAAGGTATCAAAGAGATCACCGAAGACCATCAAAAAGTTATCGACTTCTTGCAAGATTACTACAAGAAAAATGGTATCGCTCCTATGGTTCGTATCCTGTCTAAGGTTACAGGTTACAAGCTGAAACAGATCTATGAGCTCTTCCCATCTGGACCTGGTAAGGGAGCCTGTAAAATGGCTGGACTGCCCAAGCCAACTGGTTGTGTATAA